One stretch of Deinococcus sedimenti DNA includes these proteins:
- a CDS encoding response regulator: protein MTVPPAPHRLCVLLVDDNPADCTLAEEAFAALEQPVNIKIIQHGQDALHWLQAQARAGELPDVVILDVNMPGLSGLDVLREIRNDPEFRHLPVVMLSTSARAQDVDRAFDLIASSYLVKQASFADFVAQIEDFVRYWQRSRFRTARVPTH, encoded by the coding sequence ATGACGGTCCCACCTGCTCCTCACCGGTTGTGTGTCCTGCTCGTGGACGACAATCCGGCCGACTGCACACTGGCGGAGGAAGCCTTCGCCGCCCTGGAGCAGCCGGTGAACATCAAGATCATCCAGCACGGGCAGGACGCGCTGCACTGGCTCCAGGCGCAGGCACGGGCCGGTGAACTGCCCGACGTGGTGATCCTGGACGTCAACATGCCGGGCCTGAGTGGCCTGGACGTCCTGCGTGAGATCCGGAACGACCCGGAGTTCCGTCACCTGCCGGTGGTGATGCTGTCCACGTCGGCCCGGGCGCAGGACGTGGACCGCGCCTTCGACCTGATCGCCAGTTCGTATCTGGTCAAGCAGGCGTCCTTCGCGGACTTCGTGGCGCAGATCGAGGATTTCGTCCGCTACTGGCAGCGTTCCCGCTTCCGTACGGCCCGCGTCCCCACCCACTGA
- a CDS encoding response regulator — protein sequence MPAPFHLLVIDDQASDLLLIQDTLDIDHPEVQLTLARDGREALAACEFGRCPDLILLDFHLTGQSGLDVLRALKRQVVTRRIPVVMFSASAAPADIDAAYAADAADYHVKPLLLTDLLVLLNRLIDTWSVRAALSRE from the coding sequence ATGCCCGCCCCGTTCCACCTGCTGGTGATTGATGATCAGGCCAGCGACCTGCTCCTCATCCAGGACACGCTTGATATTGATCATCCGGAGGTGCAGCTCACGCTGGCGCGGGATGGTCGCGAGGCGCTGGCCGCCTGCGAGTTCGGCCGCTGCCCGGACCTGATCCTGCTGGACTTTCACCTGACCGGCCAGTCCGGGCTGGACGTGCTGCGGGCGCTGAAGCGGCAGGTCGTCACCCGCCGGATTCCGGTGGTGATGTTCAGTGCCAGCGCTGCACCGGCCGATATCGACGCGGCGTACGCGGCGGACGCGGCCGACTATCACGTGAAGCCGCTGCTGCTGACGGACCTGCTGGTCCTGCTGAACCGGCTGATCGACACGTGGAGTGTTCGCGCGGCTCTGTCCCGCGAATGA